The genomic segment TGGGCCAGTTTTGCGGTTGAGGTCGTTTTGCCCGTACCGTTAACGCCTGCTACGAGGATGACTGTCGGTGGAGCGGAAGCCTTGATCAGTCCGTGCGATGATACGCCCAGTTCGTGTTCAATTTCAGCACGGGCGATGGCGAAGACATCGACCTGGCCGGATTGTTTGGCGGCTTCCTTGGTTTGCTCGATGATCTTTGTGGCGGTACCGACGCCGATGTCAGTTGAGATGAGGACGGCTTCGAGTTCTTCGAGGGAATCGGCATCGAGTTTCGGGGCGCGGGTGACAATACGCGTGATCTCGGTGGCAAGTTTTTGCTGCGTCTTGCGCAGGCCGTCGCGGAATTTCTGGAAGAGATCCATTACGATTTCGCTGGTGCGCGGGCTTTCAACACCTCGACGCGTTCGTAGGGTAACTTGATCCTGCCGAGAAGCATGCCATCACGTCCAAGGCCGTGGCAGTCGCTACCGCCGGTGGCGCAGACGCCAAGTGTTTCCGCCATCTTTTCGTAGTGTTCAACTTGTGCAGGCGTGTGGCGGGAGTGCCACACTTCGATGCCGCTCATCCCCTGATCGACCATTTCGTGAAGGCGTTTGTCGAGATAGTTCAGGCCCGGATGCGCGATTACCGCCACACCGCCTGCGCGTTTGATGTGGCCGATGGTCTCGGCAGCTTCCATCCGATAGCGTTCGACGTAGGCGGGCTTGCCGCGTTTTAGAAAGCGGTTGAACGCTTCTTCCACACTGGCGACGAAGCCGCGCTTTACCAGCGCCTGGGCGACATGCGGGCGGCCGACCGTGCCACAATCAGAGCATGCGAACACATCTTCGACTGTCAGCGCGACGCCCAACTCATTCAATTTTGCCACGAATTGATCGACGCGTTCTCGCCGCACGCGCGTGGCGTGATCCAACACCATGCGCAGATTCGGGTCGCGCCACGAATCACCGAACAGGTACGCGAGCATGTGAAGTTCCTGCGTGTCAATGCGGCTGGTGATTTCGACGCCGGGGATGACTTCGATGCCCAGCTCCTGACCGGCTGCGAGCGCTTCGGGAATCGCGTCGAGCGTGTCGTGGTCGGTAACGGCTATGGCCGTGAAACCAAGCTTGAGCGCGTGCTCGACGAGTTCGCGTGGCGTGAAGGTACCGTCTGAATAGCGCGTGTGCAGATGCAGATCCGCGAAGCGCGATGGAGTCGCGGCGGAAGTCATTGCGCAGACGCGGCCGTGCGCGAAGGTCGGGTCAGGTCAGCCTTCAGGCGGTCGAGGATGCCGTTG from the Verrucomicrobiia bacterium genome contains:
- a CDS encoding PHP domain-containing protein, with product MTSAATPSRFADLHLHTRYSDGTFTPRELVEHALKLGFTAIAVTDHDTLDAIPEALAAGQELGIEVIPGVEITSRIDTQELHMLAYLFGDSWRDPNLRMVLDHATRVRRERVDQFVAKLNELGVALTVEDVFACSDCGTVGRPHVAQALVKRGFVASVEEAFNRFLKRGKPAYVERYRMEAAETIGHIKRAGGVAVIAHPGLNYLDKRLHEMVDQGMSGIEVWHSRHTPAQVEHYEKMAETLGVCATGGSDCHGLGRDGMLLGRIKLPYERVEVLKARAPAKS